The Amblyomma americanum isolate KBUSLIRL-KWMA chromosome 5, ASM5285725v1, whole genome shotgun sequence genome window below encodes:
- the LOC144135005 gene encoding uncharacterized protein LOC144135005 has translation MARGTTAWATICLVISVVSSRTRVCRNWPPVGDLTVMDLLEMIRNQSPGKIPLPGVSGRVSGYDYANTTAWKLNVTQVGQHDAKGFKRYCFRGRKDTVEARYTLSTVLSTLWWKLGARHGSDGNAEVGGEFDTVVKGTDLTVRFVVRRNRRDGRVRLCADEVTLTNLGLPTFEARSFSGEEDKSLRYLSKQLFNNEEERLVSGLKRILKRNVFSCVGRLTRIKRP, from the exons ATGGCTAGAGGCACGACCGCGTGGGCGACAATATGCCTGGTCATCTCAGTGGTTTCCTCCAGGACACGAGTATGCCGGA ACTGGCCACCAGTCGGCGACTTGACCGTGATGGATTTGCTCGAGATGATCAGAAATCAATCGCCAGGAAAGATCCCGCTTCCCGGCGTGAGCGGCAGGGTCAGCGGGTACGACTACGCCAACACCACGGCCTGGAAGTTGAATGTAACCCAGGTGGGGCAGCACGATGCCAAGGGCTTCAAACGCTACTGCTTCCGGGGCCGAAAGGATACGGTCGAAGCCAGGTACACTCTCTCCACCGTACTGTCGACCCTCTGGTGGAAGCTCGGCGCACGCCATGGTAGTGATGGCAACGCAG AAGTAGGCGGAGAATTTGATACAGTCGTGAAAGGAACCGACCTCACCGTTCGATTTGTTGTCCGCCGTAACCGCCGGGACGGCAGAGTTCGGCTCTGCGCTGACGAAGTCACGCTCACGAACCTTGGGCTGCCTACCTTCGAAGCGAGGTCTTTCAGCGGAGAAGAGGACAAGTCGCTTCGCTACCTATCCAAACAGCTGTTCAACAACGAGGAAGAGCGGCTTGTCAGTGGCTTGAAAAGAATTTTGAAGAGGAATGTGTTTAGCTGCGTGGGACGCCTGACCAGAATTAAACGGCCCTGA